One stretch of Juglans microcarpa x Juglans regia isolate MS1-56 chromosome 3D, Jm3101_v1.0, whole genome shotgun sequence DNA includes these proteins:
- the LOC121254029 gene encoding pentatricopeptide repeat-containing protein At1g26900, mitochondrial, protein MCRYLISRQTNLTFATEESGHRLMTLANASCPRLQTFRLLNPKHYSTLLQDQKLISLLKSCKQISETSQIHSFMVKTGLDHVPFTLSKLLAYSIQDMEYAASIFNHIKNPNLYMFNTMLRGYSTGDDPNKAFDVFNHVRAQGIMLDQFSFITKLKACARVFAIGTGQGIHGVVVRSGHGLFINVKNTLLHLYCVCGRIGDAHKLFDEFPQENDLVSWNTLMGGYLHSSQPTVVLGLFWQMCSSGLRASVTTVLSVLSAVGDFGNLRRGESLHGHCVKVGFCSDLNVVTALIYMYAKTGNVELGRRTFDEVTEKDVVLWNCVIDKYARSGMEEKAVALLLDMKLRRVRPNSSTLAGLLSACAASGTINLGRCINDYVEEEEMVLDAVLGTALVDMYAKCGFLEEAIDIFQRMESKDVKSWTAMISGYGIHGQARNAIMLFYRMEGEGFRPNEVTFLAVLSACSHGGLVTEGMSCLERMVCEYGLSPKVEHYGCMIDLLGRAGLLEEAYKLIKSLPIRSDSTAWRSLLAACRVYGDVKLGECVKRVLVEIYDEQHPTDSILLSNTYAIAGRLPEERRMLEMKVKYKSLGTEEEKVTMKEAGCSIIEMDSRW, encoded by the coding sequence ATGTGTCGATACCTAATTTCTCGCCAAACAAATTTAACATTTGCCACTGAAGAGTCCGGACACCGGCTCATGACCTTAGCCAATGCCTCATGTCCGAGGCTGCAAACATTCAGACTTCTTAACCCAAAACACTACTCTACGTTGTTACAGGACCAGAAGctcatttctcttttgaaatCTTGTAAGCAAATATCAGAAACCTCGCAAATCCATAGCTTTATGGTCAAGACTGGCCTTGACCATGTCCCTTTCACCCTGAGCAAGCTTCTTGCGTACTCCATTCAAGATATGGAATATGCAGCCTCCATTTTCAATCATATAAAAAACCCAAACTTGTACATGTTCAATACGATGCTTCGGGGCTATTCCACTGGTGATGACCCAAACAAAGCTTTTGATGTTTTTAATCATGTGAGAGCTCAAGGAATTATGCTAGACCAATTCTCTTTTATTACCAAACTTAAAGCCTGCGCCCGTGTATTCGCCATTGGGACTGGGCAAGGGATTCATGGGGTGGTTGTGAGATCTGGACATGGGCTATTTATCAACGTAAAGAATACGCTTTTGCATTTATATTGTGTTTGTGGTAGGATTGGGGATGCTCATAAGTTGTTTGATGAGTTTCCTCAAGAAAATGACTTGGTTTCATGGAACACTTTGATGGGTGGCTATCTTCATTCGTCACAACCAACTGTGGTATTGGGTTTGTTCTGGCAAATGTGTAGCAGTGGTTTGAGAGCCAGCGTCACCACAGTTTTGAGTGTTTTGTCAGCTGTCGGTGATTTTGGAAATTTGCGCCGAGGGGAATCTCTTCATGGGCATTGCGTTAAAGTTGGCTTTTGTTCTGATTTAAATGTTGTTACTGCTTTAATTTATATGTATGCAAAAACTGGGAATGTTGAATTAGGGCGCAGGACTTTTGATGAAGTTACCGAAAAGGATGTTGTTTTATGGAATTGTGTGATAGATAAGTATGCAAGAAGCGGCATGGAAGAAAAAGCGGTAGCTCTACTACTCGATATGAAACTTCGAAGAGTGAGGCCCAACTCATCTACATTGGCAGGATTGCTTTCAGCTTGTGCTGCCTCTGGAACCATTAATCTAGGCCGATGTATCAATGATTATGTGGAAGAGGAGGAAATGGTGTTGGACGCAGTTCTAGGAACAGCTTTAGTTGATATGTATGCTAAATGTGGGTTCTTAGAAGAGGCCATTGACATTTTCCAAAGGATGGAGAGCAAAGATGTGAAATCTTGGACAGCTATGATTTCAGGTTATGGCATTCATGGGCAAGCGAGAAATGCAATCATGCTGTTCTACAGGATGGAGGGTGAGGGTTTTAGACCTAATGAAGTCACTTTCTTGGCGGTTTTAAGTGCTTGTAGCCATGGAGGGCTGGTGACAGAGGGCATGAGTTGTTTGGAGAGGATGGTATGCGAGTATGGCCTGTCACCAAAAGTTGAACACTACGGATGTATGATTGATCTTTTAGGTCGTGCCGGGTTACTGGAGGAAGCATACAAGTTAATCAAGAGCTTGCCCATAAGGAGTGATTCTACGGCATGGCGATCGCTACTTGCAGCTTGTAGAGTCTATGGGGATGTTAAATTGGGGGAATGTGTGAAGAGGGTGTTAGTTGAAATATATGATGAACAACACCCCACTGATTCGATCCTTCTCTCGAACACTTATGCCATTGCTGGAAGGTTGCCGGAAGAAAGAAGAATGCTGGAAATGAAAGTGAAATATAAGTCACTAGGAACTGAGGAAGAAAAGGTGACGATGAAGGAAGCTGGATGTAGCATAATTGAGATGGATTCTCGGTGGTAG
- the LOC121254030 gene encoding protein GAMETE CELL DEFECTIVE 1, mitochondrial, producing the protein MHCLKRITASPLITNKFHKLSSAIPELRGLSSKPSSSASSNSRKAQEEWNESWETAWLPEDLSAKHRSPWETDVNFPSPASGIVLSSEVDAETKAFVEDMNENWNQRKGSKTKQQEKQQIEGNSSNGMLYSLDNVKKDYRLMKQRIHAGLWVKEIEKQEEAKLGDPVAGGGDDIEKLLDSCSEIFDTSNNELNNSKIPSSNELKNKPDGWETTAKAQDGNVWEMSQREEDILLQEFDRRIAYSKFRIASFIKTHIFSRRRPIDGWKYMIEELGPNAKKGKGSVSRLPSLSDASTQPFKEERNPFDSRLTPLKGR; encoded by the exons atgcactgcCTTAAACGAATAACGGCATCCCCTTTAATTACgaacaaatttcataaactctcTTCTGCAATCCCAGAACTCAGAGGTTTATCTTCCAAGCCGTCTTCGTCCGCCAGCAGCAACTCGAGAAAGGCCCAAGAAGAATGGAACGAATCGTGGGAGACGGCTTGGCTACCGGAGGACCTTTCGGCCAAGCACCGGTCTCCCTGGGAGACCGACGTGAACTTCCCGTCGCCTGCCTCTGGGATTGTCCTATCCTCCGAGGTGGACGCGGAGACCAAGGCGTTTGTGGAGGACATGAACGAGAATTGGAATCAGAGAAAAGGGTCCAAGACCAAACAGCAAGAAAAGCAACAAATTGAAGGTAATAGCAGTAATGGTATGCTTTATAGCTTGGACAACGTGAAGAAGGATTACAGGTTGATGAAGCAGAGGATCCACGCCGGATTGTGGGTGAAGGAGATTGAGAAGCAGGAGGAGGCCAAGTTGGGGGATCCCGTCGCCGGAGGAGGGGACGATATTGAGAAATTGCTCGATAGCTGCTCCGA GATTTTTGACACTTCCAACAATGAATTGAACAACTCAAAAATTCCGAGCTctaatgagttgaaaaacaagcCTGATGGCTGGGAAACCACAGCCAAGGCTCAAGATGGAAATGTTTGGGAAATGTCACAGAGGGAAGAAGATATTCTCCTCCAAGAATTTGATCGTCGAATTGCATATAGTAAATTTCGG ATAGCTAGTTTTATCAAGACTCATATATTTAGCCGGAGGAGGCCAATTGATGGGTGGAAATACATGATAGAGGAGCTGGGACCAAATGCAAAGAAAGGAAAGGGTAGTGTTTCAAGGTTACCCAGTCTATCCGATGCATCAACCCAACCCTTTAAGGAGGAGAGGAATCCATTTGACAGCAGGCTAACCCCGTTAAAGGGAAGGTAG